From the Solanum stenotomum isolate F172 chromosome 4, ASM1918654v1, whole genome shotgun sequence genome, one window contains:
- the LOC125861641 gene encoding agamous-like MADS-box protein AGL62, whose translation MENKKSKGRQKIPMKKIEKQDNLYASFSKRRTSLYKKASDLVFECDVDIGMIFFSPTGNPFSFFHPNVDAIVSRFQNLNMEPSESTLLVAAHNRKKVNELKSRLEELDTIEDIEIAKKQSYDEVIEARQKGWWESIEQLNADKVSTFEAWLETFVFNMQNRLNQLEIGASSSDLGFNV comes from the coding sequence ATGGAGAATAAGAAAAGTAAAGGACGTCAAAAGATAccaatgaaaaaaatagaaaagcaAGATAACCTATATGCTAGCTTCTCAAAGCGTCGTacgagtttatacaaaaaggCTAGCGATCTCGTATTTGAATGCGATGTCGATAttggaatgatttttttttctccgaCAGGTAATCCTTTCTCGTTTTTTCACCCAAATGTTGATGCAATAGTTTCTCGTTTTCAGAATCTCAATATGGAGCCAAGTGAAAGTACTCTTCTAGTCGCTGCTCATAATCGAAAAAAAGTGAACGAACTCAAAAGTAGGCTTGAAGAACTTGATACCATAGAAGACATTGAAATTGCTAAGAAACAATCATATGATGAAGTGATTGAAGCTAGACAGAAAGGTTGGTGGGAGTCGATTGAGCAGCTCAATGCAGATAAAGTGTCAACTTTTGAGGCTTGGTTGGAgacttttgtttttaatatgCAGAATCGCTTGAATCAATTGGAAATTGGAGCTTCATCCTCAGATTTGGGATTTAATGTTTGA
- the LOC125862155 gene encoding protein NOI4-like — MEEAGRPLPKFGEWDVNDPATAEGFTVIFNKARNEKRSGGKADAPPKSNHKHTATLGKPQSKKWFCCMRSGAVE; from the exons ATGGAg GAAGCAGGACGACCACTTCCAAAATTTGGTGAGTGGGATGTCAATGACCCAGCTACAGCTGAGGGGTTCACGGTGATCTTTAACAAAGCTAGAAATGAGAAAAGGTCGGGTGGAAAGGCAGACGCGCCACCAAAGAGTAATCACAAGCATACAGCAACTCTTGGGAAGCCTCAATCT AAGAAATGGTTCTGCTGTATGCGGTCTGGTGCTGTCGAATGA
- the LOC125862142 gene encoding transmembrane emp24 domain-containing protein p24beta2-like: MRIRSWGNMSSVMTLLLFLHFLQGIYGIRFEIDKEECLSHNVHLEGDTIHVSFVVVQADTPWHSANEGGVDLMIKGPSGELIHGFRDKTSEKYEFVAYKKGIYQFCFTNKSPYHETLDFDVQVVHYTYYDHHAKNEHFDPLLDQISKLEAALYNIQFEQHWLEAQTARQALLNEGMSQRAITKALLESVTLVGVCFLQVFLLQRLFENKLQTVRV; the protein is encoded by the exons ATGAGAATTAGGTCATGGGGAAATATGTCAAGTGTGATGACACTATTactatttttacattttttgcaaggaatttatGGGATTAGATTTGAAATTGACAAAGAAGAATGTTTGTCTCACAATGTTCATCTTGAAGGTGATACTATTCATGTATCTTTTGTTGTCGTTCAAGCTGATACTCCTTGGCATTCTGCTAATGAGGGTGGTGTTGATCTTATG ATAAAAGGGCCATCAGGTGAGCTAATTCATGGCTTCCGCGACAAGACTAGTGAGAAATACGAGTTTGTTGCTTACAAGAAGGGTATTTACCAGTTCTGTTTCACGAATAAGTCACCGTATCACGAAACCTTAGATTTTGATGTGCAAGTTGTACATTACACATACTATGATCATCACGCGAAGAATG AGCACTTTGATCCATTGCTGGACCAGATATCAAAGTTAGAAGCAGCTCTTTACAACATACAGTTTGAACAGCATTGGCTCGAAGCACAGACTGCTCGTCAGGCATTAC TGAATGAAGGCATGAGCCAAAGAGCAATCACAAAGGCACTTCTTGAATCAGTAACTCTTGTTGGTGTCTGCTTCCTTCAGGTCTTCCTCTTACAACGCCTTTTCGAAAACAAGCTTCAGACGGTTAGAGTCTAG